The Coregonus clupeaformis isolate EN_2021a chromosome 3, ASM2061545v1, whole genome shotgun sequence genome includes a region encoding these proteins:
- the LOC121540514 gene encoding transmembrane protein 33, whose product MADTEQTSAPPPPQLGTVQFMLANKLETAMWLSRLFTVYCSVMFILPLLGPEAVANFYQRALLANALTSALRLHQRLPHFQLSRAFLTQALQEDSCHYLLYSLILVNSYPITMSIFPVFLFSLLHATTYTKKVLDAMGPNSLPFMRNFLNKLSVNQQNILKFIACNEIFLMPATIFMLFSGQGSLLQPFIYYRFITLRYTSRRNPYCRTLFSELRILLEHFIMKPACPPFFRKMCLNSIAFMSRLAPTIV is encoded by the exons ATGGCTGACACAGAGCAAACAAGTGCCCCTCCTCCCCCTCAATTAGGGACAGTG CAATTCATGTTGGCTAACAAACTAGAGACGGCAATGTGGCTCTCGCGGCTCTTCACCGTCTATTGCTCAGTAATGTTCATTCTACCTCTCTTAGG ACCCGAGGCGGTCGCCAATTTCTATCAGCGTGCGCTGCTGGCCAACGCCCTCACCAGTGCTCTGCGGCTGCACCAGCGGCTCCCCCACTTCCAGCTCAGCAGAGCCTTCCTAACCCAGGCACTCCAAGAGGACAGCTGTCACTACCTGCTGTACTCCCTCATCCTGGTCAACTCTTACCCTATCACAA TGAGCATATTCCCAGTCTTCCTGTTCTCGTTGCTTCATGCAACCACCTACACAAAGAAGGTTCTTGAT GCAATGGGCCCCAATAGCCTGCCCTTCATGAGGAACTTCCTCAACAAGCTCTCGGTCAACCAGCAGAACATCCTGAAGTTCATCGCCTGCAATGAGATCTTCCTCATGCCAGCCACCATATTCATGCTCTTCAG TGGCCAGGGAAGCTTGCTGCAGCCTTTCATTTACTACAGGTTTATAACTCTCCGCTATACTTCAAGGAGAAACCCATATTGCCG CACCCTGTTCTCAGAGCTGCGGATCCTGCTGGAGCATTTCATCATGAAGCCTGCCTGCCCCCCCTTCTTCAGAAAGATGTGCCTCAACAGTATCGCCTTTATGAGCCGCCTGGCCCCCACCATAGTGTGA